The Nocardioides pantholopis genome window below encodes:
- a CDS encoding AraC family transcriptional regulator: MVPTPTVRAWRPPVAGVVEVLHAYFPDHAYPRHTHDTWTVLLVDAGTVAYDLERRSHGTVPRQVTVLPPHVAHDGRAASAAGFRKRVVYLEEPLLGTDRVGAAVDRPGWADPVLAAAVDGLHGALVHPGDGFEAESRLALVADRLARHLAGRDVDAPAVADRPLAWAVRELLDGRVVEGVGLADVARATYASPTHVVRAFTAEFGLPPHRYLTGRRLDLARRRLLAGERPADVAVAVGFHDQAHLGRHFRRLLGVAPGAYARSAR; the protein is encoded by the coding sequence ATGGTGCCGACGCCCACCGTGCGGGCCTGGCGGCCGCCGGTCGCGGGCGTCGTGGAGGTGCTGCACGCCTACTTCCCGGACCACGCCTATCCCCGCCACACCCACGACACCTGGACCGTGCTGCTGGTCGACGCCGGCACGGTGGCCTACGACCTGGAACGCCGCTCGCACGGCACCGTGCCGCGTCAGGTGACGGTGCTGCCTCCGCACGTCGCCCACGACGGTCGCGCCGCGTCCGCGGCCGGGTTCCGCAAGCGGGTGGTCTACCTCGAGGAGCCGCTGCTCGGCACCGACCGGGTCGGCGCCGCCGTCGACCGTCCGGGCTGGGCCGACCCCGTGCTGGCCGCCGCGGTCGACGGGCTGCACGGCGCGCTGGTGCACCCGGGGGACGGGTTCGAGGCCGAGTCCCGGCTCGCGCTCGTCGCCGACCGCCTCGCCCGGCACCTGGCCGGCCGCGACGTCGATGCGCCCGCCGTCGCCGACCGACCGCTGGCGTGGGCCGTCCGCGAGCTGCTGGACGGCCGGGTCGTCGAGGGGGTCGGCCTCGCCGACGTGGCGCGCGCGACGTACGCCTCGCCGACGCACGTCGTGCGCGCCTTCACCGCCGAGTTCGGCCTGCCGCCGCACCGCTACCTGACCGGCCGGCGCCTGGACCTCGCCCGGCGGCGGCTGCTGGCAGGGGAGCGGCCCGCCGACGTCGCCGTCGCCGTCGGGTTCCACGACCAGGCCCACCTGGGGCGCCACTTCCGGCGGCTGCTGGGCGTGGCACCGGGCGCGTACGCCCGGTCGGCACGCTGA
- a CDS encoding DUF2000 domain-containing protein: MTRSDIRFDTKIAVLLRDDLPGWQRLNATAFLISGVTARWPQLVGEPYADADGTAYLPMLGQPVLVLEGEGPALVTAHERALRRELPVAVFTSDLFRTGNDEDNRAAVAAVPRAKLDLVGLAVHGPRNAVDRILKGARMHP; encoded by the coding sequence ATGACCCGCTCCGACATCAGGTTCGACACCAAGATCGCCGTCCTGCTCCGTGACGACCTGCCCGGCTGGCAGCGCCTGAACGCCACCGCCTTCCTGATCAGCGGGGTGACCGCCCGCTGGCCGCAGCTGGTCGGCGAGCCGTACGCCGACGCCGACGGCACGGCGTACCTGCCGATGCTCGGCCAGCCGGTGCTGGTCCTGGAGGGCGAAGGCCCGGCCCTGGTCACCGCGCACGAGCGGGCGCTGCGGCGCGAGCTGCCGGTGGCGGTCTTCACCTCCGACCTGTTCCGGACCGGCAACGACGAGGACAACCGGGCAGCGGTGGCGGCGGTCCCCCGCGCCAAGCTCGACCTGGTGGGGCTGGCGGTGCACGGCCCGCGCAACGCCGTCGACCGGATCCTCAAGGGCGCGCGGATGCACCCGTGA
- the rimI gene encoding ribosomal protein S18-alanine N-acetyltransferase, which produces MIRGATLADADAVVALETENLGADAWPPGLVREGLAGTLPTVSYLVAEVDGELVGHAVASVVGDIAELQRIAVRPEHRRSGVASELLAEVVAAAVAGGAERLLLEVREDNVGAARFYAARGFIEIARRQRYYRDGATALVLARDLPAA; this is translated from the coding sequence GTGATCCGCGGGGCGACCCTCGCCGACGCAGACGCCGTGGTCGCCCTGGAGACCGAGAACCTCGGCGCGGACGCCTGGCCCCCCGGCCTGGTCCGCGAGGGCCTCGCCGGCACCCTCCCGACCGTGAGCTACCTGGTCGCCGAGGTCGACGGCGAGCTCGTCGGCCACGCGGTCGCGAGCGTGGTCGGGGACATCGCGGAACTGCAGCGGATCGCGGTGCGCCCCGAGCACCGCCGCAGCGGCGTGGCCAGCGAGCTGCTCGCCGAGGTGGTCGCTGCCGCGGTCGCCGGGGGCGCCGAGCGGCTGCTGCTGGAGGTCCGCGAGGACAACGTGGGTGCGGCGCGGTTCTACGCGGCCCGGGGCTTCATCGAGATCGCCCGGCGCCAGCGCTACTACCGGGACGGGGCTACCGCACTCGTGCTCGCCCGGGACCTGCCCGCCGCCTGA
- the tsaB gene encoding tRNA (adenosine(37)-N6)-threonylcarbamoyltransferase complex dimerization subunit type 1 TsaB yields the protein MLLALDTATPLVTVALHDGSDVVVELVSERPMKHGEQLAPLIEQALAQAGVVRQDLTAIAAGVGPGPFTGLRVGLVTARTLGFVLEVPVYGVCSLDVLAVEAARQLDRPFLVATDARRKEVYLASYDETGDRLEGPVVAKPAAVASELPVVGEGAHLYPDDFPQAVGPRRPSAGWLARAVTEELAELVDPEPMYLRRPDAEAPRPPKKVS from the coding sequence GTGCTCCTCGCCCTCGACACCGCGACCCCCCTGGTCACCGTGGCCCTCCACGACGGCTCCGACGTCGTCGTCGAGCTGGTCTCCGAGCGGCCCATGAAGCACGGCGAGCAGCTCGCCCCGCTCATCGAGCAGGCGCTCGCGCAGGCCGGGGTGGTCCGCCAGGACCTCACCGCGATCGCGGCGGGCGTCGGCCCCGGCCCGTTCACGGGGCTGCGGGTGGGCCTGGTGACCGCCCGCACGCTCGGATTCGTCCTCGAGGTGCCGGTCTACGGCGTGTGCAGCCTCGACGTGCTGGCGGTGGAGGCGGCACGGCAGCTGGACCGGCCCTTCCTCGTCGCCACCGACGCGCGGCGCAAGGAGGTCTACCTCGCCTCGTACGACGAGACGGGGGACCGGCTCGAGGGCCCGGTCGTCGCGAAGCCGGCTGCCGTGGCGAGCGAGCTGCCGGTGGTGGGCGAGGGCGCCCACCTCTACCCCGACGACTTCCCCCAGGCCGTGGGTCCCCGGCGGCCCAGCGCCGGCTGGCTGGCCCGGGCGGTCACCGAGGAGCTCGCGGAGCTCGTCGACCCGGAGCCGATGTACCTGCGGCGCCCGGACGCGGAGGCTCCCCGGCCGCCGAAGAAGGTCTCGTGA
- a CDS encoding excalibur calcium-binding domain-containing protein encodes MPRSIPAAATVLGLVLAAVPATLIASPAEAAKPRTFKNCTALNKVYPHGVGRPGARDQTSGKPVTTFKRNGKVYAANTKSDRDKDGIACEKA; translated from the coding sequence ATGCCCCGCTCCATCCCCGCCGCCGCGACCGTCCTCGGTCTCGTCCTCGCCGCCGTGCCGGCCACCCTGATCGCGTCCCCCGCCGAGGCGGCCAAGCCCCGGACGTTCAAGAACTGCACGGCGCTCAACAAGGTCTACCCCCACGGGGTCGGCAGGCCGGGCGCCCGCGACCAGACCTCCGGCAAGCCGGTCACGACGTTCAAGCGCAACGGCAAGGTCTACGCCGCCAACACCAAGAGCGACCGCGACAAGGACGGCATCGCCTGCGAGAAGGCCTGA
- the tsaE gene encoding tRNA (adenosine(37)-N6)-threonylcarbamoyltransferase complex ATPase subunit type 1 TsaE yields the protein MSEVVVRRVGPEAAADVLAVVQEAFAARPPLDPPADALSETVESMARLLGKHGGLLACLDGRPVGALVLDPVGSTMYLRRFGVRPDAQGHGIARRLIDAVVDAAEGFDDATVVAREELPATVRFWERQGFREIARDSPLVEMRRPLRTCVFEAPDASAMRSLGRSLAGQLAPGDLIVLSGGLGAGKTTLTQGLGAGLHVRGDVTSPTFVIARVHPSLVGGPALVHVDAYRLGGIEELDDLDLDTDLDEAVTVVEWGEGLAEGLTESRLEIRIVRSTEAGPEDEVDPRRVEITPVGPRWHALSFRGLG from the coding sequence GTGAGCGAGGTCGTCGTCCGCCGCGTCGGGCCGGAGGCGGCTGCCGACGTGCTCGCGGTGGTCCAGGAGGCGTTCGCCGCCCGCCCCCCGCTCGACCCGCCCGCCGACGCACTCTCGGAGACCGTCGAGTCGATGGCGCGGCTGCTCGGCAAGCACGGCGGCCTGCTGGCCTGCCTGGACGGTCGCCCGGTGGGCGCCCTGGTCCTGGACCCGGTGGGCAGCACCATGTACCTGCGCCGCTTCGGCGTACGCCCCGACGCGCAGGGGCACGGCATCGCGCGCCGGCTCATCGACGCGGTCGTGGACGCCGCGGAGGGCTTCGACGACGCGACGGTCGTGGCGCGCGAGGAGCTGCCGGCGACTGTCCGGTTCTGGGAGCGGCAGGGCTTCCGCGAGATCGCCCGGGACTCGCCGCTGGTCGAGATGCGCCGGCCGCTGCGCACCTGCGTCTTCGAGGCGCCCGACGCCTCCGCGATGCGGTCCCTGGGCCGGTCGCTGGCCGGCCAGCTCGCGCCCGGCGACCTGATCGTGCTCTCCGGCGGCCTCGGCGCCGGGAAGACCACGCTCACCCAGGGCCTGGGCGCCGGGCTGCACGTGCGCGGCGACGTCACCTCGCCGACCTTCGTCATCGCCCGGGTGCACCCCTCGCTGGTCGGCGGCCCGGCGCTGGTCCACGTCGACGCCTACCGGCTCGGCGGGATCGAGGAGCTCGACGACCTCGACCTCGACACCGACCTGGACGAGGCAGTCACGGTCGTGGAGTGGGGCGAGGGGCTGGCCGAGGGGCTGACCGAGTCCCGCCTGGAGATCCGGATCGTGCGCAGCACCGAGGCCGGCCCCGAGGACGAGGTCGACCCGCGCCGGGTCGAGATCACCCCGGTCGGGCCGCGCTGGCACGCGCTGTCGTTCCGCGGCCTCGGCTGA
- a CDS encoding alpha/beta fold hydrolase, whose product MRPSRAVAGALASAAGLAAAGAAVGVAHQRRSATRRPDDQVPFGSLRSAPLTVIADDGVPLHVEVDEPHEAPESPVTVVLVHGYALTLDCWHFQRAALRGRVRTVLYDQRSHGRSGRSSLENATIEQLGEDLRRVLEEVVPEGPVLLVGHSMGGMSVIAFAEQHPHLFGERVVAVGLISTTAGGLDIGRLLLPVVPAKLGLPLARRTVAALARRHRVVDGVRRVGRSVALAATDVFAFGDPVPHSYVDFVDSMLSATPFEVLAEFFPSFGALDKFHAVDVLSDVPTLIACGTADRLTSIGHSRKLHERIRDSRLVEYAGAGHMVVLERHEQINAELDRLLTAAAGELPRRTGTR is encoded by the coding sequence GTGAGGCCCAGCCGCGCGGTCGCAGGCGCCCTCGCGAGCGCGGCCGGGCTGGCCGCCGCCGGCGCCGCTGTGGGGGTGGCCCACCAGCGACGCTCCGCGACGCGCCGTCCCGACGACCAGGTCCCGTTCGGCAGCCTGCGCTCGGCGCCGCTGACCGTGATCGCCGACGACGGCGTCCCGCTCCACGTCGAGGTCGACGAGCCCCATGAGGCCCCCGAGTCCCCGGTCACGGTCGTGCTCGTGCACGGCTACGCGCTGACCCTCGACTGCTGGCACTTCCAGCGCGCCGCGCTGCGCGGGCGGGTGCGCACGGTCCTCTACGACCAGCGCTCGCACGGCCGGTCCGGCCGCTCCTCGCTGGAGAACGCCACGATCGAGCAGCTCGGCGAGGACCTGCGCCGGGTCCTGGAGGAGGTCGTGCCCGAGGGGCCGGTGCTGCTGGTCGGGCACTCGATGGGCGGGATGAGCGTGATCGCGTTCGCCGAGCAGCACCCGCACCTGTTCGGGGAGCGCGTGGTCGCGGTCGGGCTGATCTCGACGACGGCCGGCGGGCTCGACATCGGCCGGCTGCTGCTCCCGGTGGTGCCGGCGAAGCTCGGCCTGCCGCTCGCCCGGCGCACCGTCGCGGCGCTGGCCCGGCGCCACCGGGTGGTCGACGGGGTCCGCCGGGTCGGCCGCTCGGTCGCCCTGGCCGCGACCGACGTGTTCGCCTTCGGCGACCCGGTGCCCCACTCCTACGTCGACTTCGTCGACTCGATGCTCTCCGCGACGCCGTTCGAGGTGCTGGCCGAGTTCTTCCCCAGCTTCGGGGCGCTGGACAAGTTCCACGCCGTCGACGTGCTCTCCGACGTGCCCACGCTGATCGCCTGCGGCACCGCGGACCGGCTCACCTCGATCGGGCACAGCCGCAAGCTGCACGAGCGGATCCGGGACTCCCGGCTCGTCGAGTACGCCGGCGCCGGCCACATGGTCGTCCTCGAGCGCCACGAGCAGATCAACGCGGAGCTGGACCGGCTGCTGACGGCCGCGGCCGGGGAGCTCCCGCGCAGGACGGGCACCCGGTGA
- the alr gene encoding alanine racemase, translated as MSHLARAEIVVDLAALRHNVRVLSRLVGEDVAMMTVVKADAYGHGMVAAAGAAREAGSQWLGVATLEEALALRAAGDSGRVLCWLAVPGEDYAAGVAADVDLSAYSVAELDEIAAGVEAVGRPARVQLKVDTGLSRGGAARADWPAVFARARAGEEAGTWRVTGIWSHFSSSDEPEDPANDRQERVFRDALALADEVGLDPEVRHLANSAAAVLRPSARFDLVRCGIASYGLEPAPGLMPDLGLVPVMTARAALAMVKHVAPGDAVSYGRAWIAESETTLGLVPAGYGDGVLRSASNAAEVLVGGKRRPVRGRICMDQFVVDLGGDEPDPGEEVVLFGTGLDGGPTATDWAQASGTINYEIVTRIGGRMTRRHVDSGLDSGMGAGVGAP; from the coding sequence ATGAGCCACCTCGCCCGCGCCGAGATCGTCGTCGATCTGGCCGCGCTGCGGCACAACGTGCGAGTGCTCTCCCGCCTGGTCGGGGAGGACGTCGCGATGATGACAGTGGTCAAGGCGGACGCCTACGGCCACGGCATGGTCGCCGCGGCCGGGGCCGCCCGGGAGGCCGGCTCGCAGTGGCTGGGCGTCGCCACGCTCGAGGAGGCGCTGGCGCTGCGGGCGGCCGGCGACAGCGGACGGGTGCTGTGCTGGCTGGCCGTGCCCGGCGAGGACTACGCCGCCGGCGTGGCCGCGGACGTGGACCTCTCGGCGTACTCCGTGGCGGAGCTGGACGAGATCGCCGCGGGCGTCGAGGCCGTGGGCCGGCCGGCCCGCGTGCAGCTGAAGGTCGACACCGGGCTCTCCCGGGGCGGCGCCGCCCGCGCGGACTGGCCGGCGGTCTTCGCCCGGGCCCGCGCCGGCGAGGAGGCCGGCACCTGGCGGGTCACCGGGATCTGGTCGCACTTCTCCTCCAGCGACGAGCCCGAGGACCCCGCGAACGACCGGCAGGAGCGGGTCTTCCGCGACGCGCTGGCGCTGGCCGACGAGGTCGGCCTGGACCCGGAGGTGCGGCACCTGGCGAACTCCGCCGCGGCCGTGCTGCGACCCAGCGCCCGCTTCGACCTGGTGCGCTGCGGGATCGCGTCGTACGGCCTGGAGCCGGCCCCCGGCCTGATGCCCGACCTCGGCCTGGTCCCGGTGATGACCGCCCGGGCCGCCCTCGCGATGGTCAAGCACGTGGCCCCTGGCGACGCGGTCTCCTACGGCCGGGCCTGGATCGCGGAGAGCGAGACCACGCTCGGGCTGGTCCCGGCGGGGTACGGCGACGGGGTGCTGCGCTCGGCGAGCAACGCCGCGGAGGTGCTGGTCGGCGGCAAGCGCCGGCCGGTGCGGGGGCGGATCTGCATGGACCAGTTCGTGGTGGACCTCGGCGGCGACGAGCCGGACCCGGGGGAGGAGGTCGTGCTGTTCGGCACCGGCCTCGACGGCGGACCCACGGCGACCGACTGGGCGCAGGCGAGCGGCACGATCAACTACGAGATCGTCACCAGGATCGGCGGCCGGATGACGCGGCGCCACGTGGACTCCGGGCTCGATTCCGGGATGGGTGCCGGGGTGGGCGCACCGTGA
- a CDS encoding bifunctional ADP-dependent NAD(P)H-hydrate dehydratase/NAD(P)H-hydrate epimerase, with amino-acid sequence MRRAHTVDQVRTAEAAVLAVLPDGALMQRAAHGLAYAVLDLLGSAYGRRVLLLVGAGDNGGDALYAGAVLARRGARVEALLLSEHAHPGGLAALRAAGGRVVAAVGTPPEVVVDGIVGIGGRPGLRPEAVAALAAVADVPVVAVDLPSGVDVDTGELAGPHVRAAVTVTFGTLKVAHLVDPAASACGAVHLVDLDLPLPAAPVEALQAPDVARLLPRPASDAQKYTRGVVGVRAGSPRYPGAALLSVAGASSGLCGMVRYAGDPGVGDRVRAAHPEVVGPGRVQAWVVGSGTDDRAAGELAAALADGVPLVVDADALAHVARPLPPTTVLTPHAGELSAMLGAERAAVEAAPLAHARQAADSYGCVVLLKGRHTLVAEPAGRVRVTTTGVPWLATAGAGDVLGGLIGALLAAGLDAFDAASVGSWLHGAAATLASAGGPLVAGQVAAAIPDAVRALPLG; translated from the coding sequence ATGAGGCGGGCGCACACCGTGGACCAGGTCCGGACGGCCGAGGCCGCGGTGCTGGCGGTGCTGCCGGACGGCGCGCTCATGCAGCGCGCCGCGCACGGGCTGGCCTACGCCGTGCTGGACCTGCTCGGGTCGGCGTACGGGCGCCGGGTGCTGCTGCTGGTCGGGGCCGGCGACAACGGCGGCGACGCCCTGTACGCCGGGGCGGTGCTGGCCCGCCGGGGCGCCCGGGTGGAGGCCCTGCTGCTCAGCGAGCACGCGCACCCGGGCGGGCTCGCCGCGCTGCGGGCGGCCGGCGGGCGCGTCGTGGCCGCGGTCGGCACCCCGCCCGAGGTCGTCGTCGACGGGATCGTGGGCATCGGTGGGAGGCCCGGGCTGCGGCCGGAGGCCGTGGCCGCCCTCGCCGCGGTCGCGGACGTCCCGGTGGTCGCGGTGGACCTGCCGTCCGGTGTCGACGTCGACACCGGCGAGCTGGCCGGGCCGCACGTGCGGGCCGCGGTCACCGTCACCTTCGGCACGCTCAAGGTCGCCCACCTCGTCGACCCGGCGGCCTCGGCCTGCGGCGCGGTCCACCTCGTCGACCTCGACCTCCCGCTGCCGGCCGCCCCGGTCGAGGCGCTGCAGGCGCCGGACGTCGCGCGGCTGCTGCCGCGCCCCGCGAGCGACGCGCAGAAGTACACCCGCGGCGTGGTCGGCGTCCGCGCCGGCTCGCCGCGCTACCCGGGGGCGGCCCTGCTCAGCGTCGCCGGGGCCTCGAGCGGGCTGTGCGGCATGGTGCGGTACGCCGGGGACCCGGGCGTCGGCGACCGGGTCCGGGCGGCCCATCCGGAGGTGGTCGGTCCCGGCCGGGTGCAGGCCTGGGTGGTCGGGTCGGGCACCGACGACCGCGCCGCCGGCGAGCTGGCGGCGGCACTGGCCGACGGGGTCCCGCTGGTCGTCGACGCCGACGCGCTCGCGCACGTCGCCCGCCCGCTGCCGCCGACGACCGTGCTGACCCCGCACGCCGGGGAGCTGTCCGCGATGCTCGGCGCCGAGCGGGCAGCCGTCGAGGCGGCACCGCTCGCGCACGCCCGGCAGGCCGCCGACTCCTACGGCTGCGTGGTCCTGCTCAAGGGCCGGCACACGCTCGTCGCCGAGCCCGCGGGCCGGGTCCGGGTCACCACGACCGGGGTGCCGTGGCTGGCGACCGCGGGGGCCGGGGACGTGCTCGGCGGGCTGATCGGGGCGCTGCTCGCCGCGGGGCTGGACGCCTTCGACGCGGCCTCGGTGGGGTCCTGGCTGCACGGGGCCGCGGCGACGCTGGCGTCGGCCGGTGGGCCGCTGGTCGCCGGGCAGGTGGCCGCGGCGATCCCGGACGCCGTGCGGGCCCTTCCCCTGGGCTGA
- a CDS encoding holo-ACP synthase, with amino-acid sequence MAIVGVGVDVCDIDRFSHSLTRTPGLLDRLFTPAERSRPVASLAARFAAKEALAKALGAPTGMAWHDCEVVNESSGRPVLELRGTVAAAVAAAGAAHVHVSLSHDAGIASAMVVLES; translated from the coding sequence ATGGCGATCGTCGGGGTCGGGGTCGACGTGTGCGACATCGACCGGTTCAGCCACTCGCTGACCCGCACCCCGGGCCTGCTCGACCGGCTGTTCACGCCCGCCGAACGGTCCCGGCCGGTCGCCTCGCTGGCGGCCCGGTTCGCGGCCAAGGAGGCGCTGGCGAAGGCGCTCGGTGCCCCGACCGGGATGGCCTGGCACGACTGCGAGGTCGTCAACGAGTCCTCGGGCCGCCCGGTCCTGGAGCTGCGCGGCACCGTCGCCGCCGCGGTCGCCGCGGCGGGCGCCGCCCACGTGCACGTCTCGCTCTCCCACGACGCCGGGATCGCCTCGGCGATGGTGGTCCTGGAGTCCTGA
- the glmS gene encoding glutamine--fructose-6-phosphate transaminase (isomerizing), which translates to MCGIVGYVGHQQAQGVVVEGLRRLEYRGYDSAGIALVDGGSIASDKRAGKLANLEKAIAEAPLPASTTGIGHTRWATHGAPNNANAHPHLGAVRRVALVHNGIIENFDELRARLENAGHVLLSETDTEVAAHLLELELEAGVDLTVAMQRACQQLEGAFTLVAIDAQDPDRVVAARRSSPLVVGLGEGENFLGSDVAAFIEHTREALELGQDQVVTITADAVEVTGFDGSPARGERYHVDWDLSAAEKDGHDWFMRKEIFEQPRAVADSLLGRHSRGGQLQLDEMRLSDQELRDIDKIIIIACGTSFYAGMVAKYAIEHWCRIPVEVELASEFRYRDPILDYSTLVVAISQSGETADTLQAIRHARTQRSKVLAICNTNGSTIPRESDAVIYTHAGPEIGVASTKGFLTQLVGCYLLALYLAQVKGTRFGDEIEQVMDQLQAIPEQVQSVLDDAESIYELARAHVGTRSVLFLGRHAGYPVALEGALKLKELAYLHAEGFAAGELKHGPIALVEEGTPVLCIVPPRGRDQLRDKMISGIQEVRARGARTICLAEEGDEAIAAYADHVVRLPNVPVLLQPLVSVVPLQLFACELATVMGHDVDQPRNLAKSVTVE; encoded by the coding sequence ATGTGCGGCATCGTGGGCTACGTCGGTCACCAACAGGCTCAGGGAGTGGTGGTCGAGGGACTGCGACGGCTGGAGTACCGCGGCTACGACTCGGCGGGGATCGCGCTGGTCGACGGCGGCTCGATCGCCAGCGACAAGCGCGCCGGGAAGCTGGCCAACCTGGAGAAGGCCATCGCCGAGGCTCCGCTCCCGGCCTCCACCACCGGCATCGGTCACACCCGGTGGGCGACCCACGGGGCGCCGAACAACGCCAACGCGCACCCGCACCTGGGCGCCGTACGCCGCGTGGCGCTGGTGCACAACGGCATCATCGAGAACTTCGACGAGCTGCGCGCGCGCCTGGAGAACGCCGGGCACGTGCTGCTCTCCGAGACCGACACCGAGGTGGCCGCCCACCTGCTGGAGCTGGAGCTGGAGGCGGGGGTCGACCTGACCGTCGCCATGCAGCGGGCCTGCCAGCAGCTGGAGGGCGCGTTCACGCTGGTGGCCATCGACGCGCAGGACCCCGACCGGGTCGTCGCCGCCCGGCGCAGCTCACCGCTGGTGGTCGGGCTCGGCGAGGGGGAGAACTTCCTGGGCTCCGACGTCGCCGCCTTCATCGAGCACACCCGCGAGGCCCTGGAGCTGGGTCAGGACCAGGTCGTCACGATCACCGCCGACGCCGTCGAGGTCACCGGCTTCGACGGCAGCCCGGCCCGCGGCGAGCGCTACCACGTCGACTGGGACCTCTCGGCAGCCGAGAAGGACGGCCACGACTGGTTCATGCGCAAGGAGATCTTCGAGCAGCCGCGCGCGGTCGCCGACTCGCTGCTCGGCCGGCACAGCCGCGGCGGCCAGCTCCAGCTCGACGAGATGCGCCTCTCGGACCAGGAGCTGCGCGACATCGACAAGATCATCATCATCGCCTGCGGCACGTCGTTCTACGCCGGGATGGTCGCCAAGTACGCCATCGAGCACTGGTGCCGGATCCCGGTCGAGGTCGAGCTGGCCTCGGAGTTCCGCTACCGCGACCCGATCCTCGACTACTCCACGCTCGTGGTCGCGATCAGCCAGTCCGGCGAGACCGCCGACACCCTCCAGGCGATCCGGCACGCCCGGACCCAGCGCTCCAAGGTGCTGGCGATCTGCAACACCAACGGCTCCACGATCCCGCGCGAGTCCGACGCGGTGATCTACACCCACGCCGGCCCCGAGATCGGCGTCGCCTCCACCAAGGGCTTCCTGACCCAGCTGGTGGGCTGCTACCTGCTCGCGCTCTACCTGGCCCAGGTCAAGGGCACCCGCTTCGGCGACGAGATCGAGCAGGTCATGGACCAGCTCCAGGCGATCCCGGAGCAGGTGCAGAGCGTCCTGGACGACGCGGAGAGCATCTACGAGCTGGCGCGCGCCCACGTCGGCACCCGCTCGGTGCTGTTCCTGGGCCGGCACGCCGGATACCCGGTCGCCCTCGAGGGGGCCCTGAAGCTCAAGGAGCTGGCCTACCTGCATGCCGAGGGCTTCGCGGCGGGCGAGCTCAAGCACGGCCCGATCGCGCTCGTGGAGGAGGGCACCCCGGTGCTCTGCATCGTGCCCCCGCGCGGGCGCGACCAGCTGCGCGACAAGATGATCAGCGGCATCCAGGAGGTCCGGGCCCGTGGTGCCCGCACCATCTGCCTGGCCGAGGAGGGGGACGAGGCGATCGCGGCGTACGCCGACCACGTGGTGCGGCTGCCGAACGTCCCCGTCCTGCTCCAGCCCCTGGTCTCGGTCGTGCCGCTGCAGCTGTTCGCCTGCGAGCTGGCCACGGTGATGGGCCACGACGTCGACCAGCCGCGCAACCTCGCCAAGTCGGTCACGGTCGAGTGA
- the coaA gene encoding type I pantothenate kinase, with amino-acid sequence MSSGGPHGGVPGQVPATSPETPREASPYIELDRAAWAALAAETENPLSIEEIRRLRGFGESLDLREVEEVYLPLSRLLSLYVGAAGRLHRDQEEFLHRRNPPRTPFVIGLAGSVAVGKSTTARVLQQMLAHWPEHPNVALVTTDGFLYPNAELERRGLMHRKGFPESYDRRALLRFVVDIKSGKDEVLAPTYSHLVYDVVPDEKIVIKRPDIVIIEGLNVLQPARAREDGRTGLGLSDFFDFSVYVDAGRDKIRDWYVSRFLRLRETAFRDPESYFAKYAALSQEEAAAEAERIWDTINGPNLVQNILPTRSRATLVMRKDRDHSVRYVRLRKL; translated from the coding sequence ATGTCCTCCGGTGGCCCCCACGGCGGCGTCCCGGGCCAGGTGCCCGCGACCTCCCCCGAAACCCCGCGGGAGGCCTCTCCCTACATCGAGCTCGATCGTGCGGCCTGGGCCGCCCTCGCGGCGGAGACCGAGAACCCGCTCAGCATCGAGGAGATCCGCCGCCTGCGCGGGTTCGGCGAGTCGCTGGACCTGCGCGAGGTGGAGGAGGTCTACCTCCCGCTGAGCCGCCTGCTCAGCCTGTACGTCGGGGCGGCGGGCCGGCTGCACCGCGACCAGGAGGAGTTCCTGCACCGGCGCAACCCGCCGCGCACCCCGTTCGTGATCGGCCTGGCCGGGTCGGTGGCCGTCGGCAAGTCGACGACCGCGCGGGTCCTGCAGCAGATGCTCGCGCACTGGCCCGAGCACCCGAACGTGGCGCTGGTGACCACCGACGGCTTCCTCTACCCCAACGCCGAGCTGGAGCGCCGCGGGCTGATGCACCGCAAGGGCTTCCCGGAGTCCTACGACCGGCGCGCGCTGCTGCGCTTCGTCGTCGACATCAAGTCCGGCAAGGACGAGGTGCTCGCGCCGACGTACTCGCACCTGGTCTACGACGTGGTGCCCGACGAGAAGATCGTCATCAAGCGCCCCGACATCGTCATCATCGAGGGCCTCAACGTCCTCCAGCCGGCCCGGGCGCGCGAGGACGGGCGCACCGGCCTGGGCCTCTCCGACTTCTTCGACTTCAGCGTGTACGTCGACGCCGGGCGCGACAAGATCCGCGACTGGTACGTCTCGCGCTTCCTCCGGCTGCGCGAGACCGCCTTCCGCGACCCCGAGTCCTACTTCGCCAAGTACGCCGCGCTCAGCCAGGAGGAGGCCGCCGCCGAGGCCGAGCGGATCTGGGACACGATCAACGGCCCCAACC